Part of the Streptomyces sp. NBC_00457 genome, AAGTGGTACCAGTACAAGCTGTACCGCGGCAGTGAGCTGCTCTACCTGTCTCCGCTCCTGACACTCAGAGAGACCCGAAGGGCCGAAGACGGGGCCCTGGTGGTCACAGGATCTCCCTGACCGGCACCCGCCGCCGTTCCCGAACGACCAAGTCGTAGCCCGCCGCGCGGGCGCTTGGGCTGCCGGGACGCCACGTCGCCGGGCACCGGTGTTGGCCAGCACGACTCATGCGATCACCCTCCGCCGACCACCCACCTCAGCGCCAGCAGCACCCGGCCGCCCGTCGGCTTCCGGGAAGGGCTACAGCCCGCCCGGCCCGGTCCGTACGCTGAGCGGCGTGACGGATCTTCAGCACCTCGCCGACGCCCTGGCCACCGACTACCTGCACGGCCGGTGGCAACCGGAGCCGACCGAGGAACACCGCACGCGCATCCTGTCCGCCGGCGCCAGCGCGGACGGCGGCCTGGACCGCCTGGGCGACGGAGGCGTCATCACGGCCGCCGCGATCACGCAGATGCTCCGCCCGGCCCTCACCGAACGGGACGCGGAGCAGTGGCGCATAGCTGAAGTCCTGCGCGCCTACCCGGACGGCGATCCCCTCGCGCAGGCCCTCACCCGGGACCTGGTGCACGCGATCGCCGCCGACCACCACCCGGGCCTCACCCCGTACGCCGACCGCTACACCGAGGCCCCCGCCCCCTACACCGCCACCGCCCCCACGGTCTTCATCGCGGGCGGGATCACCGGCGTGCGGAACTGGCAGCTGTCCGCAGCCCTCCAGCTGCTCGCCACCAGCACGGCGCACATCCTCAACCCCCGCCGTTCCTCCTTCCCGGGCCACGAACCGGCCGCCGCGCGCGAGCAGATCGCCTGGGAACATGCCGCCCTCGCCGCCTCCGACGTGATCCTGTTCTGGTTCCCCGCAGGCGCCGTGCAGCCCATCGCCCTGTACGAGCTCGGAGCACACACCGCCCAGGGCGCGGCGATCGCGGTCGGCACCGACCCCGCCTACGAGCGGCGCCTGGACGTGGTCGAACAGCTCCGCCACGCCCGCCCCGAACTTGAGGTCCACGACTGCCTGCCCGCCACCGTGCGCGCCGCCACCGCCCTGCTCCCGGCCACCGCGCACCCGACACCCACGGGACGCTGACACGATGACCCGATCCACCAACACACCGCTGCCCAACGGGGCGTGGCGGCGCCGTGCACCCGCACCGCTCCGGATCGCTCTGCAGCTCACCGTGGGCGTCCTGGCCGCTGTGCTCGCGTACGCGGCGCCATAGAAGGAACGCCGCCGTCGACTTGGCCGCAACTGCAGCCAGCATCGGCGCTACTTAGGGCAACGGCCTGTCGGGGCAGAGGCCCCCGCAGAGGGTGGTGAACTCTCCGGCTTTGGCGGGGAGATGGGAGGCCTCCCAGGGCAGCGGCTTGGTGGGTGCGGTGCGGCCGGGCTCGGCTGCGGAGGCGCCGGATACGAAGCCCATGGTGAGTGCCACGGCGGCCAGCAGGCCGGCGGACAGACGAGCAACAGTGCGCATGAGTTATCCCCCTTGACTTAAAGCCGGGCAGCCAGGTCAGGCCGCCCCTGCGGTCATCCTCGCGGCCGGTAGCTTTCAGGGCTTCGCGATGGTGGTTTTCGTTCGGCTGGCGGGGCACGTCCGGCCGACCACCGTGCACAATCTGAACGTGGCCAATCAGAGGACACCTCCCGAGGTAGGCATCTCGGTCCGTGAGGCCGAGGTCCTTGCCGCACTCGGTGAACATTTGAC contains:
- a CDS encoding nucleoside 2-deoxyribosyltransferase domain-containing protein, translated to MTDLQHLADALATDYLHGRWQPEPTEEHRTRILSAGASADGGLDRLGDGGVITAAAITQMLRPALTERDAEQWRIAEVLRAYPDGDPLAQALTRDLVHAIAADHHPGLTPYADRYTEAPAPYTATAPTVFIAGGITGVRNWQLSAALQLLATSTAHILNPRRSSFPGHEPAAAREQIAWEHAALAASDVILFWFPAGAVQPIALYELGAHTAQGAAIAVGTDPAYERRLDVVEQLRHARPELEVHDCLPATVRAATALLPATAHPTPTGR